The following coding sequences lie in one Fusobacterium sp. IOR10 genomic window:
- a CDS encoding 2-hydroxyacid dehydrogenase: MKKVAFFDTKSYDKEWFNKLNEKYEFIFIEGKLNPRTAQLAKGCEAICAFVNDDIGKETIDILYEVGVRAIVLRCAGFNNVDFKEAYGKINILRVPAYSPYAVAEHGMALLLTLNRKIHKAYNRTRDFNFSLSGLVGMDLHGKTVGVIGTGKIGKIFINICKGFGMKVLAYDLFPDKKAEINYVDLDTLLKESDIISLHCPLTEETKHILSFKAFEKMKEGVYIINISRGELVESEALLQALSTKKVAGAGLDVYEEEANLFFEDFSNSIVNDDVLSLLVSKPNVIITSHQGFLTKEALKNIAKVTLENLDEYFDGSKLTNEICYQCEESSNKKECTKNKVGRCF, from the coding sequence ATGAAAAAAGTTGCATTTTTTGATACAAAATCATATGATAAAGAATGGTTTAATAAGCTTAATGAAAAGTATGAATTTATATTTATAGAGGGGAAATTAAATCCAAGAACAGCTCAATTGGCAAAGGGTTGTGAGGCAATTTGTGCCTTTGTTAATGATGATATAGGGAAGGAAACAATTGATATTCTTTATGAAGTTGGAGTTAGAGCAATAGTTTTAAGATGTGCAGGTTTTAATAATGTTGATTTTAAAGAGGCATATGGGAAAATAAATATACTTAGGGTTCCTGCTTACTCCCCTTACGCTGTTGCAGAACATGGAATGGCATTGTTATTAACTTTAAATAGAAAAATACACAAAGCCTATAATCGTACTAGAGATTTTAACTTTAGTTTATCAGGATTAGTTGGAATGGACTTACATGGTAAAACTGTTGGGGTAATAGGAACTGGTAAAATTGGGAAAATATTTATAAATATATGTAAGGGATTTGGAATGAAAGTATTGGCCTATGATTTATTTCCTGATAAAAAGGCAGAAATAAATTATGTTGACTTGGACACTTTATTAAAAGAAAGTGATATTATTTCCCTTCACTGTCCTTTAACAGAGGAAACTAAACATATATTATCCTTTAAAGCCTTTGAAAAGATGAAAGAGGGAGTATATATTATAAATATATCTAGAGGAGAATTAGTTGAAAGTGAAGCATTGTTACAAGCCTTAAGTACTAAGAAAGTTGCAGGGGCAGGATTAGATGTTTATGAAGAGGAAGCTAATTTATTTTTTGAAGATTTTTCAAACAGCATAGTAAATGATGATGTGCTATCCCTTTTAGTTTCCAAACCAAATGTAATTATAACTTCCCATCAAGGATTTCTTACAAAGGAAGCTTTAAAAAATATTGCAAAAGTTACTTTGGAAAACCTAGATGAATACTTTGATGGATCAAAATTAACTAATGAAATTTGTTATCAATGTGAAGAAAGTTCCAATAAAAAAGAATGTACAAAAAATAAAGTGGGAAGATGTTTTTAA
- a CDS encoding M42 family metallopeptidase, which yields MNSIELIKKLSDVEGISGFEDKVNDIAREELQDKYSIKEDSMRNLYINNIKKEDRKAPVVMLDAHSDEVGFMVQSIEGNGLLKFITIGGWSNQQIPAHKVKVLNSEGVYIEGIISSIPPHFTSSENRGKVTDVKDMFIDVGTTSYEETVNDFKIEIGAPVVPDVQCTYNEKSKMFLGKAFDNRIGCAAVIEIMRDIKNENLDVDVVGVFSSQEEIGTRGTVVSTKRVLPDLAIVLEGPPADDSFRNKYNSQGTLKKGVQLRHFDPTMMANPRFVKFVKEVSKKYNVKIQEAVRESGGTNAGKVHLENLGIPTVVLGVPVRYTHSHYNFIAYEDYLEIYKLVKGILIELNASIINNF from the coding sequence ATGAATAGTATAGAACTTATTAAAAAGTTAAGTGATGTGGAAGGTATTTCTGGGTTTGAAGATAAAGTTAATGATATTGCTAGGGAAGAATTACAAGATAAATATTCTATAAAAGAAGATTCAATGAGAAATCTATATATTAATAATATAAAAAAAGAGGATAGGAAAGCTCCAGTGGTTATGTTAGATGCCCATTCAGATGAAGTTGGATTTATGGTGCAATCAATAGAGGGAAATGGTCTTCTTAAGTTTATAACAATTGGAGGATGGAGTAATCAACAAATTCCAGCTCATAAAGTAAAGGTATTAAATAGTGAAGGAGTTTATATTGAGGGGATTATTTCTTCAATACCACCTCATTTTACATCTAGTGAAAATCGTGGGAAGGTTACAGATGTTAAAGACATGTTCATAGATGTTGGAACAACTTCTTACGAAGAAACAGTAAATGATTTTAAAATAGAAATAGGTGCCCCTGTTGTTCCAGATGTTCAGTGCACATATAATGAGAAATCAAAAATGTTTTTAGGAAAGGCCTTTGACAATAGAATAGGTTGCGCTGCAGTTATTGAAATAATGAGAGATATAAAAAATGAAAATTTAGATGTGGATGTTGTTGGAGTTTTTTCCTCTCAAGAGGAAATAGGAACTAGGGGAACTGTTGTTTCTACAAAAAGAGTTTTACCAGATCTTGCTATAGTTTTAGAAGGGCCACCAGCAGATGATAGCTTTAGAAATAAATATAATAGTCAAGGAACATTAAAAAAAGGAGTACAGCTTCGTCATTTTGATCCTACTATGATGGCAAATCCAAGATTTGTTAAATTTGTAAAGGAAGTATCTAAAAAATATAATGTTAAAATTCAAGAGGCAGTGAGAGAAAGTGGAGGAACAAATGCAGGGAAGGTTCATTTGGAAAACTTAGGAATTCCAACTGTTGTATTAGGGGTTCCTGTTCGTTATACTCATTCCCATTATAACTTTATAGCCTATGAGGATTATTTAGAGATATACAAACTGGTAAAGGGAATTTTAATTGAATTAAATGCAAGCATAATCAATAATTTTTAA
- a CDS encoding helix-turn-helix transcriptional regulator translates to MDKKKSAKIFKAFCDENRLKILEVIKNDEKCACKLLEELHISQSTLSHHMKVLGDAGVIKSRKEGKWTHYSINNKGLDKLINILQMYKN, encoded by the coding sequence TTGGATAAGAAAAAATCAGCTAAAATATTTAAAGCTTTTTGTGATGAAAATAGGTTGAAAATATTGGAAGTTATAAAAAATGATGAAAAATGTGCGTGTAAACTTTTAGAAGAACTTCATATTAGCCAATCTACATTATCTCATCATATGAAGGTATTAGGAGATGCAGGGGTTATAAAGTCGAGAAAAGAAGGAAAGTGGACTCATTATTCAATTAATAATAAGGGACTAGATAAACTTATTAATATTCTTCAAATGTATAAAAATTAA
- the feoB gene encoding ferrous iron transport protein B yields MIKTLDKLKIGNSAEIVKIDGKNDLRHHFLEMGLTPGTHIKLVKAAPMGDPLEIKVRDYTLTLRKNDAAKIEILETPEFRCHRKRNRNINLVNHPQLGERDKGQGRNCEKNNYERGKCQKKYYKQKIYLQGSDLKFALVGNQNSGKTTLFNQLTGANQHVGNFPGVTVEHKEGTLKNYPSVKIIDLPGIYSLSPYSTEEIVTRDFIIKEKPNAIINILDATNLERNLYLTMQLLELNVPMVIALNMMDEVRENNGSILINNLEEILGVPVVPISASKNEGIQELVHHTITVAKSKITPQHLDLCDNSGTKEEQAVHRGIHSILHIIEDHALDIGVNPRFAATKAIEKDKLMIEALNLDKNEKDTIEHIVAQMEEESKKDRVSAIVNMRFCFIEKLCEQTVQNLEESKSHKKSVKIDKILTGKYTAIPTFIGILAFIFWATFGILGPFLSELLGYLIDNFTVYTDSLLSALKINSVVHSLVIDGIFAGVGSVLSFLPLIVVLFFFLSLMEDSGYMARVAFIMDKLLRKIGLSGKSFVPMLIGFGCSVPAIMSTRTLSSNRDRRMTMFLIPYMSCSAKLPIYIMLTSAFFPKHQALVIISLYLLGISFGIIYALIMKETRFKGEPIPFVMELPNYRLPSFKSVLLLVWEKAKDFMTKAFTVIFVASIVIWFLQNFDIRFNVVQDSSASLLAGLGNLIAPVFAPIGLNDWRISTALITGLMAKESVVSTLAVLLGPNETIHDLLSPVTAFAFLVFTLYYTPCIAAMAAFKRETNSTLLTIGMVIAQCVIAWLLAFVFYLILI; encoded by the coding sequence ATGATTAAAACATTAGACAAATTAAAAATAGGAAATTCAGCAGAAATTGTAAAAATTGATGGAAAAAATGATTTAAGACATCACTTTTTAGAAATGGGGCTAACACCAGGAACTCACATTAAACTTGTTAAAGCAGCACCTATGGGAGATCCTCTTGAGATTAAAGTAAGGGATTACACTTTAACATTAAGAAAAAATGATGCTGCTAAAATTGAGATTTTGGAAACACCTGAGTTTAGATGCCATAGGAAAAGAAACAGAAACATAAACCTAGTAAACCATCCTCAATTAGGTGAAAGGGATAAGGGACAGGGTAGAAATTGCGAAAAAAATAATTATGAAAGAGGAAAATGTCAGAAAAAATATTATAAACAAAAAATTTATTTACAGGGATCTGATTTAAAATTTGCCTTAGTTGGTAACCAAAATTCTGGTAAAACAACTTTATTCAATCAGTTAACAGGGGCTAATCAACATGTGGGAAATTTCCCTGGAGTTACAGTTGAACACAAGGAAGGGACTTTAAAAAACTACCCTTCTGTGAAAATTATAGATCTTCCAGGTATATATTCTTTATCCCCTTATTCAACAGAGGAAATAGTAACTAGAGATTTTATAATTAAAGAAAAACCAAATGCAATCATTAATATTTTAGATGCTACTAATCTAGAAAGAAATCTTTATTTAACTATGCAGTTATTAGAGCTTAATGTTCCAATGGTTATTGCTCTTAATATGATGGATGAAGTAAGGGAAAACAATGGAAGTATACTTATAAATAATTTAGAAGAAATTTTAGGAGTTCCTGTTGTTCCAATATCTGCATCTAAAAATGAGGGTATTCAAGAACTTGTACATCATACTATCACTGTTGCTAAATCTAAAATTACTCCTCAACATTTGGATTTATGTGATAACTCTGGTACTAAGGAAGAGCAGGCAGTGCATAGGGGTATTCATTCTATTTTACATATAATTGAAGACCATGCCCTTGACATTGGTGTAAATCCTAGATTTGCAGCTACTAAGGCTATTGAAAAGGATAAGCTAATGATTGAAGCCTTAAACTTAGATAAAAATGAAAAGGATACAATAGAACATATTGTTGCACAAATGGAAGAGGAGAGTAAAAAAGATCGGGTATCTGCAATTGTAAATATGAGATTTTGTTTTATTGAAAAATTATGTGAACAAACAGTTCAGAACTTAGAAGAAAGTAAGAGTCATAAAAAAAGTGTTAAAATTGATAAAATTTTAACAGGAAAATATACTGCAATACCTACTTTTATAGGAATTTTAGCATTTATATTTTGGGCAACCTTTGGGATACTTGGCCCTTTTTTATCAGAATTACTTGGGTATCTTATTGATAATTTCACTGTATATACTGATTCACTTTTAAGTGCTTTAAAGATTAATTCAGTTGTTCATTCCCTTGTTATTGATGGAATATTTGCTGGTGTTGGAAGTGTTTTAAGCTTCTTACCTTTAATTGTTGTATTGTTCTTCTTCCTTTCTTTAATGGAAGACAGTGGATATATGGCAAGGGTAGCCTTCATTATGGATAAACTTCTTAGAAAAATAGGATTGTCTGGAAAAAGTTTTGTTCCAATGCTTATTGGATTTGGATGCTCAGTTCCTGCAATTATGTCAACTAGAACTTTATCTTCTAACAGGGATAGAAGAATGACTATGTTTTTAATACCATACATGAGTTGTTCTGCAAAGTTACCAATTTATATTATGCTTACATCTGCATTTTTCCCTAAGCATCAAGCTCTTGTGATTATTTCTTTATACTTACTTGGAATATCATTTGGAATAATTTATGCTCTTATTATGAAGGAAACACGTTTTAAAGGGGAACCAATTCCCTTTGTTATGGAACTGCCTAACTATAGATTACCTAGTTTTAAAAGTGTTCTTCTTTTAGTTTGGGAAAAGGCTAAAGATTTTATGACTAAAGCATTTACAGTTATATTTGTAGCTTCAATTGTTATTTGGTTCTTACAAAATTTTGATATTAGATTCAATGTTGTTCAAGATTCTTCAGCTAGTTTACTTGCTGGACTTGGAAACCTAATCGCTCCAGTTTTTGCTCCTATAGGATTAAATGATTGGAGAATATCAACAGCTTTAATTACAGGGCTTATGGCTAAGGAAAGTGTTGTTAGTACCCTAGCTGTACTACTTGGTCCAAATGAAACTATTCATGACTTATTGTCCCCTGTAACAGCATTTGCTTTCCTTGTGTTTACTCTTTACTATACACCTTGTATTGCTGCTATGGCTGCTTTTAAAAGGGAAACTAATTCAACACTGTTAACTATTGGAATGGTAATTGCCCAGTGTGTTATTGCTTGGTTACTTGCATTTGTATTTTATTTAATATTAATTTAA
- a CDS encoding MFS transporter → MKNKERTFMILGIMGFLANGDNYAAAPLLLNISKDLNLTISSAAMSVTAYMLAFGFFTLLFGPLSDRFGKVKIINIAALGTSIFSILGAFTFNLPSLIFFRAMNGAFGAGIFPVTIALIGESYDVDHRQKAIGKLLGLMFLGAASASAIGGAIAYAGSWRLVYFLYGLGELVLSIIIFKVLERDTPVVKKLNIFSAYKSALTNYRFMRIVTLILLVGFTVLGSFTYSGKLIQEITGFNVLIVGLILSAFGIGTVFGGRIAPKLRKKLGYKFLLSAGAIGSVSLFLLSSSKNVLVLVISLLFFGISFICLQSTLLLVVQEKLSKMKGTAMSMASFNLFVGGAIGTSVNGIVIKSYGVTRIFSNASYIILGIGILSCIFVAKFEMRKKESFYKIEK, encoded by the coding sequence ATGAAAAACAAAGAGAGAACATTTATGATACTTGGAATAATGGGATTTTTAGCCAATGGGGATAATTATGCTGCAGCTCCTTTACTTTTGAATATATCAAAGGATTTAAACCTTACAATAAGTTCTGCAGCTATGTCAGTTACTGCATACATGCTAGCATTTGGTTTTTTCACTTTGTTATTTGGACCCTTATCTGATAGATTTGGTAAGGTTAAGATTATAAATATTGCAGCTTTAGGAACTTCAATATTTAGTATTTTAGGAGCATTTACATTTAATTTGCCCTCTTTAATATTTTTTAGAGCTATGAATGGTGCCTTTGGAGCTGGTATATTTCCTGTAACAATAGCTTTAATTGGAGAAAGCTATGATGTTGACCATAGACAAAAGGCTATTGGAAAATTACTAGGATTAATGTTTTTAGGAGCAGCCTCAGCAAGTGCCATAGGTGGAGCAATTGCCTATGCTGGATCTTGGAGATTAGTATATTTTTTATATGGACTTGGGGAATTAGTGCTATCTATAATAATATTTAAAGTGTTAGAAAGAGATACTCCTGTTGTTAAAAAGCTTAATATTTTTTCAGCTTATAAAAGTGCCTTAACTAACTATAGATTTATGAGAATAGTTACTCTAATACTTTTAGTTGGATTCACTGTACTTGGAAGTTTTACATATTCAGGAAAATTGATTCAAGAAATAACAGGTTTCAATGTTTTAATTGTTGGATTAATCCTTTCTGCCTTTGGAATAGGAACTGTTTTTGGAGGAAGAATTGCACCTAAATTAAGAAAAAAATTAGGATATAAATTTTTACTTTCTGCAGGGGCCATAGGTAGTGTTTCATTATTTTTATTATCATCATCAAAAAATGTTCTTGTATTGGTAATTAGTCTTTTATTTTTTGGGATTTCATTTATATGTTTACAATCTACATTGCTGTTAGTGGTCCAAGAAAAGCTTTCTAAAATGAAGGGAACTGCAATGTCAATGGCATCCTTTAATCTCTTTGTAGGTGGAGCCATTGGTACATCAGTCAATGGTATTGTTATAAAGTCCTATGGAGTCACAAGAATATTTTCCAATGCCTCTTATATTATTTTAGGAATTGGAATTCTATCGTGCATATTTGTTGCAAAATTTGAAATGAGAAAAAAAGAAAGTTTTTATAAAATTGAAAAGTAA
- a CDS encoding Fe-S-containing hydro-lyase yields the protein MKLTTPFKEEDLKKLKIGDSVEITGTLYTARDAAHKRLVELIKEGKELPFNIKDQGIFYVGPTPPKPGKVIGSAGPTTSYRMDSFAPILMEHGLKVMIGKGGRSKEVKEAMKKYKGVYLGAIGGAGALLSKCIKKAELIAYEDLGAEAIRKLEVENFPVIVVNDIYGGDLYEEGQKKWNRED from the coding sequence ATGAAATTAACTACACCTTTTAAGGAAGAGGATTTAAAAAAATTAAAAATAGGTGACAGTGTAGAAATAACAGGAACACTATATACAGCAAGGGATGCAGCACATAAAAGACTAGTTGAATTAATTAAAGAAGGAAAGGAATTACCCTTTAACATAAAAGATCAAGGTATTTTTTATGTGGGACCAACTCCACCAAAACCAGGAAAGGTTATAGGAAGTGCAGGACCAACAACTAGTTATAGAATGGATTCCTTTGCTCCAATCTTAATGGAACATGGTTTAAAAGTAATGATAGGGAAAGGTGGAAGATCAAAGGAAGTTAAAGAGGCAATGAAAAAATATAAGGGAGTTTATTTAGGAGCAATTGGTGGAGCAGGTGCATTACTTTCAAAATGTATAAAGAAAGCTGAATTAATTGCCTATGAAGATTTAGGTGCAGAGGCTATAAGAAAATTAGAAGTTGAAAACTTTCCAGTTATAGTTGTAAATGATATATATGGTGGGGACCTTTATGAAGAGGGACAAAAAAAATGGAATAGGGAAGATTAA
- a CDS encoding thioredoxin family protein produces the protein MNTIKILGSGCKKCKALEANTREGMAELNLEANIEHVTDMGKIMAYGVMSTPALVINDKVVSTGKVLKVNEAKEIIKKNL, from the coding sequence ATGAATACAATAAAAATACTAGGATCAGGATGTAAAAAATGTAAAGCTTTAGAGGCTAACACTAGGGAAGGAATGGCAGAACTTAATTTAGAGGCAAATATTGAACATGTAACTGATATGGGAAAAATAATGGCCTATGGAGTTATGTCAACACCAGCTCTTGTAATTAATGATAAGGTAGTGTCAACTGGGAAAGTTTTAAAAGTAAATGAAGCAAAGGAAATAATAAAAAAAAATCTTTAA
- a CDS encoding LysE/ArgO family amino acid transporter, translating into MNLSVAIQGFEIGISLIVAIGAQNSYILKMGIQKKHVFTTALLCSFLDIILITSGTLGLSSIIDGNKTLMLFSTIFGILFLSYYGLSSIIRAIKSNEAFHIENSNKEDSLKKTILTILALTLLNPHVYIDTVILIGSIGSKFPAHQQIDFIIGACLASIVWFFSLAYGARILIPLFKKEITWKILDIIIGLIMLRIASKLVFFGIENNLFSNFSLF; encoded by the coding sequence ATGAATTTATCAGTGGCAATCCAAGGCTTTGAAATTGGAATTAGTTTAATTGTAGCCATAGGAGCACAAAACAGTTATATTTTAAAAATGGGGATCCAAAAAAAACACGTATTTACAACTGCGTTATTATGCTCTTTTTTGGATATTATCTTAATTACATCTGGAACTCTAGGTCTTAGTTCTATTATAGATGGAAATAAAACATTAATGCTTTTTTCCACTATTTTTGGTATTTTATTTCTTAGTTATTACGGTTTATCTTCAATTATAAGAGCTATTAAAAGTAATGAAGCCTTTCATATTGAAAATAGCAATAAAGAAGATTCCCTAAAAAAAACAATATTAACAATACTAGCATTAACTCTATTAAATCCACATGTATATATTGATACTGTTATATTAATAGGAAGTATTGGTTCAAAATTTCCAGCTCACCAACAAATAGATTTTATTATAGGAGCTTGTTTAGCATCAATTGTTTGGTTCTTTTCCCTAGCTTATGGAGCAAGAATACTTATTCCTCTATTTAAAAAGGAAATTACATGGAAAATTTTGGACATAATTATTGGTTTAATTATGCTTAGAATTGCAAGTAAATTAGTCTTCTTTGGAATTGAAAATAATTTATTTAGTAATTTCAGCTTGTTTTAA
- a CDS encoding DsbA family protein, producing MKIEIWSDFACPYCYIGKKRLEKALEEFKGKEEINITFKTFQLNPSEERKEISDYSEHLSKKYNIPYAQAKVQVDGMINSAAELGLNLRYDILIRNKTTFAHEIAKYAKTVGKEIEIVNCFFKGYFEKGADLGDVDTLFNMCKKVGLDIEKLKKVIEEESYLPEILKDRKEASSIGITGVPFFIINDKITISGAQSIEYFKMALKQAEITK from the coding sequence ATGAAAATAGAAATTTGGTCAGATTTTGCTTGTCCCTATTGCTATATAGGGAAAAAAAGACTTGAGAAAGCTTTAGAAGAATTTAAAGGTAAAGAAGAAATTAATATAACTTTTAAAACTTTTCAGCTAAATCCATCTGAAGAAAGAAAAGAAATATCAGATTACAGTGAACATTTATCAAAAAAATATAATATTCCCTATGCTCAAGCTAAGGTTCAAGTTGATGGAATGATAAATTCTGCAGCAGAATTAGGACTAAACTTAAGATATGATATTTTAATAAGAAATAAAACAACTTTTGCACATGAAATTGCTAAATATGCAAAAACTGTTGGAAAAGAAATAGAAATTGTTAATTGCTTTTTCAAAGGATATTTTGAAAAGGGAGCAGATTTAGGAGACGTGGATACTTTATTTAATATGTGTAAGAAAGTTGGCTTAGACATTGAAAAATTAAAAAAAGTAATTGAAGAAGAATCCTATTTACCTGAAATTCTTAAGGACAGAAAAGAAGCTTCTAGCATAGGAATAACAGGTGTTCCCTTTTTTATTATTAATGACAAAATAACAATTTCTGGAGCTCAAAGTATAGAATATTTTAAAATGGCTTTAAAACAAGCTGAAATTACTAAATAA
- a CDS encoding aspartate ammonia-lyase encodes MEYRIEVDSIGEIKVPKDAYFGAQTWRAVHNFHITGYHTHPAFVRGLAYVKKATSMANAHAGVVKKEIANVMVQASEEILAGKFDDQFITDVIQGGAGTSVNMNINEVIANRGNELLGGQLGIYDKVHPNDHVNFGQSTNDDFPTGGKIAVQLFGKELLIEMKRLDRVLEKKAKEFDHMIKMGRTHLQDAVPIRVGQEFRAFSGPIKRDVKRIKSALDDLKIINMGATAVGTGINADINYMECVVRILSEITEIKFTQAKDLVDGTRNLDGFVWLSSALKTCATNLSKTANDIRLMASGPKTGLAEINLPKQQPGSSIMPGKVNPVIPEVLNQVCFQIFGNDLTITKAAEAGQFELNVFEPVLFFNLLQSLEILKNGIKTFIDNCLIGITVNEERCKEMVENSIGIITAVTPHIGYKNAANIAKISLDTGVPVRKLILDEGLLNSEELDIILNPFEMTKPGISGKILLDKKNK; translated from the coding sequence ATGGAATATAGAATAGAAGTGGATTCAATAGGAGAAATAAAAGTTCCAAAGGATGCATATTTTGGTGCTCAAACTTGGAGAGCAGTGCATAATTTTCATATTACAGGATACCATACACATCCAGCCTTTGTTAGAGGGTTAGCCTATGTGAAAAAGGCTACCTCAATGGCAAATGCCCATGCAGGTGTTGTGAAAAAAGAAATAGCAAATGTTATGGTTCAAGCTTCTGAGGAGATTTTAGCAGGAAAATTTGATGACCAATTTATAACAGACGTGATTCAAGGGGGAGCTGGAACTTCTGTAAATATGAATATAAATGAAGTTATAGCAAATAGAGGAAATGAATTACTAGGGGGACAGTTAGGTATTTATGATAAGGTTCATCCAAATGATCATGTTAATTTTGGGCAATCTACCAATGATGACTTTCCAACAGGTGGGAAAATTGCAGTTCAACTTTTTGGAAAAGAACTTTTAATTGAAATGAAAAGATTAGATAGGGTTTTAGAAAAAAAAGCAAAAGAATTTGATCATATGATAAAAATGGGAAGAACTCATTTACAAGATGCTGTTCCAATTAGAGTAGGACAAGAATTTAGAGCTTTTTCAGGACCTATAAAAAGAGATGTAAAAAGAATTAAATCAGCTTTAGACGATTTGAAAATAATAAATATGGGAGCAACTGCAGTTGGAACAGGAATTAATGCAGATATTAATTATATGGAATGCGTTGTGAGAATATTATCAGAAATAACAGAAATAAAGTTTACCCAAGCAAAGGATTTAGTTGATGGAACAAGAAATTTAGATGGTTTTGTATGGTTGTCATCAGCTTTAAAAACCTGTGCAACAAATTTATCAAAGACAGCTAATGATATTAGATTAATGGCTTCAGGACCTAAAACAGGACTAGCAGAAATTAATTTACCAAAGCAACAACCAGGTTCTTCTATTATGCCAGGGAAAGTAAATCCAGTTATACCAGAAGTTTTAAATCAAGTTTGCTTTCAAATATTTGGAAATGATTTAACTATAACAAAGGCAGCAGAGGCAGGGCAATTTGAATTAAATGTTTTTGAACCTGTATTGTTTTTTAATTTACTTCAATCCCTTGAAATTTTAAAAAATGGAATAAAAACCTTTATAGATAATTGTTTAATCGGTATTACAGTAAATGAAGAAAGATGTAAGGAAATGGTTGAAAACAGTATTGGAATCATCACTGCTGTAACTCCTCACATAGGTTATAAAAATGCAGCTAATATAGCTAAAATATCTTTGGACACAGGGGTTCCTGTGAGAAAATTAATTTTAGATGAAGGACTTTTAAATTCAGAAGAATTGGATATTATTCTAAATCCATTTGAAATGACTAAACCTGGAATTTCAGGAAAAATTTTATTAGATAAAAAAAATAAATAA
- a CDS encoding acyl carrier protein — translation MKRENVVKLEEITSDYLGINRNIVKEESSYYKDLDADSFDVANIIIEYEMCFNINIPYVFSKNILRIKDVIEYIDKNYKNKF, via the coding sequence ATGAAGAGGGAAAATGTTGTTAAATTAGAAGAAATAACATCTGATTATTTAGGGATAAATAGGAATATTGTAAAGGAAGAATCTAGTTATTATAAAGATTTAGATGCAGATTCCTTTGATGTGGCTAATATAATTATTGAGTATGAAATGTGTTTTAATATAAATATACCCTATGTATTTTCTAAAAATATTCTTAGGATTAAGGATGTTATAGAGTATATTGATAAAAATTATAAAAACAAATTTTAG
- a CDS encoding permease — translation MFSWLDYLVTLLVENVFGIQVDTPLGSSVHFFFYDTVKIVILLGIMIFVISYIRSYFPPERTKKILERFSGVSGNIIASLLGIVTPFCSCSSVPIFIGFIEGGVPLGVTFSFLITSPIVNEAAFAILLASFGWKIAFVYVVTGVVIGVVGGMLIGALKLEGSIEEYVFKMRVGEVSIETLSKSDRLNFALENVKDIVKRVWLFLLIGIGLGAVIHGWAPAELLSKYAGPDNPFAVLISVAVAVPLYSNALGTIPIAEALIAKGVGIGTALAFMMGTTALSLPEMILLRKVIKPKLIVAFVLIAGFSIVLVGYLFNGIAPWLIS, via the coding sequence ATGTTTAGTTGGTTAGATTATTTAGTAACATTGTTAGTTGAAAATGTTTTTGGAATTCAGGTGGATACTCCCCTTGGAAGTTCAGTTCACTTTTTTTTCTATGATACTGTGAAAATTGTAATTTTATTAGGGATAATGATTTTTGTAATATCTTACATTAGAAGTTATTTTCCACCTGAGAGAACTAAGAAAATATTAGAAAGATTTTCAGGGGTTTCAGGAAACATTATAGCTTCTCTTTTGGGAATTGTTACTCCCTTTTGTTCTTGTTCTTCAGTTCCTATATTTATAGGATTTATTGAAGGAGGAGTTCCCCTAGGAGTTACATTTTCATTTTTAATAACTTCTCCAATAGTAAATGAAGCAGCCTTTGCAATTTTACTAGCTTCATTTGGTTGGAAAATAGCCTTTGTATATGTTGTTACAGGAGTTGTAATTGGAGTAGTTGGAGGAATGTTAATTGGAGCTTTAAAATTAGAAGGTTCAATAGAAGAGTATGTATTTAAAATGCGTGTTGGGGAAGTTTCAATTGAAACATTATCTAAGTCAGATAGATTAAATTTCGCCCTTGAAAATGTAAAGGATATTGTAAAAAGAGTTTGGTTATTCTTATTAATTGGTATTGGATTAGGAGCAGTAATTCATGGATGGGCTCCAGCAGAGTTATTAAGCAAATATGCAGGTCCTGATAATCCCTTTGCAGTATTAATATCAGTTGCAGTTGCAGTGCCACTATACTCAAATGCCCTTGGAACTATTCCCATTGCAGAAGCATTAATAGCAAAGGGAGTTGGTATAGGAACAGCTCTAGCCTTTATGATGGGAACAACAGCACTTTCCTTACCAGAAATGATATTACTTAGGAAAGTAATTAAGCCAAAATTAATTGTGGCCTTTGTTTTAATAGCAGGATTTTCAATTGTTTTAGTTGGGTATTTATTTAATGGAATAGCTCCTTGGCTTATTTCATAA